TGCTGCAGCCTTAAATAGGGGAGCTCACAGGTGTGTCAGGTTAGCCTGATTAGTCCATGGTGCCTTGCTgccatcgccctctgctggcagcaggagGTGCAGGCTGGGCGCCTTGCTGCTGacaccctctgctggcagcaggtggtGCAGGCTGGACCCTTACAACAACACCCCACTACCCTTGTCACTGAttgactgagtgactgaatgaTACCCATTGTCAAACCATGCATGTTTAAGTGTCACCTGAGACAAACACTACATACCAATATACACCTAATGTAATGAAATGATGTCACAGGGCTACATACTATTATGCTAACTACAGTCCTAGAGTCTGCTCATTTTGGCCTAGCTAGCGAGATAACTTAGTTTTCATGGATTTATGACGCATCAGTGGTCAGAATGATGAACCCTGCTGAAAAGACTCATAGAAACCATTGGGTTTTGTAAtatgttttggctttttaaatggtttataCCACAATGTAAATGATCCTAATGGTTTCACAGGTGACTatggctgattctaaatgcactTGATGGTTTTccaatgggatctaaaggtggtCAATAAGAAACTAGTGGTCTCCCTTGGAAACCATTGAGCCAATTCCTATTAGAAAGCAATACCAGTGGTCCTTTTCCAGCATGGAATGCTAACAGCATTAGCTGCTTTATTAGCTTATGTGACTTTTGGGAACTCTTTACAAATTAATCATTCTCAAAATAGCAATCGACACATCAACATGCCATTCTAGCTTACATTCTGATGCCCTTCTTATTGGTCAAGTTATAGTGCTCGGTGGCTTTGTCTTCTACTGGTAGAGTAAAGAATTCGCTAAATTGTCAAGGACCTCAGATGCAACTCTTTCCAAAGACAGAACATCCTAGAGTACCATTAGGTCCTGCTAGTACCAATCATACAACCGGAAGCTTCAGCATTGGACCAGTGGTCAAtggataaaacacatttttctggtGCTAAAGGTTCTAGTACTTTGTGTAGAGAGCCCAAAAGTGCCCATTGCTACAGGGAATTGCTACGGggtgaaaaaaaagagaaacaaggAGAGAAAGTTTTCTTGTGTGTTTGAGTGACTTAAGACCTTCTCAGCAGCAACtgccatctccaccacctcctttGGAAATCAAATTCTCCAGGCCATGTGTGGGTCATTATGCATGCAAATCCTGACTGGCCTTGTATTTTCCATTGCCTGCAGACATTTACATGCCCAGGAAACCTGCTGAGATACGGTTAATCAGTAGAGCTTTCAGGCTTATGGGACATAAGCAAGCTCTCCAAAGAAAAGCACCTTCTTCCTAAAGACATTCATCAACGGTCACAGCTCATCCCCAAAGACATTCACACAAAAGATAAAGCACAGCTTCTGCATGATGGCAGTAATTGATACCAGCCTGCTGTGACTTGCTTGAACCTTTTGACCCCATCCTGGCAGTTAGCCATCTCTAACCACATATTGTGGCAGGATttagagaaggaagagagaggggagggactCATCTTTTCCATACCAGCCCCAAGCCCCCACCTGAAGAGTGACCCTTGaacttttaaaggaatagttcaaaTTTCCACAACTTTCCCCAAATATAGTTAATCAACCAAGATACATTGGGTTCCTACATTAGGTTTGCACCGACGTGTTGGCAGACATGCATTCACAAATCTATTGTTGGTGTTAATTATgacttgaaggggaattccaccaatttttgacaatttgtacataattaaagaaatgaagatgtgaaaaaagtcaagtgaaatgatcttggATCTAGTCGAAATATCTCATATtgcccattttgagatggttgtgcacttataaTAAGATTATCTCATTTATTCtagaaatttttaaatattttttactttacttatCTGGCgaaaatacataatatacaaTCCATACATGAAACACATATTAATGCAAGGTGTACCCAGGCTGTTAGAGTGACTTCAAATGCTGCATtatagagaaacatactgagccagaatttttcacagtggtgataacaggaaccagacatctgaagtgaaCATACATTCATggcggaggggtacatgcagggtgatGTAAGGCGgaatagtcctcaaagaaaatgtattttttcagatttacaactgttttaccatcatcaatattacatataaaagctatGATCtgtgcagaaatgtaaaaaaattggtggaattcccctcttACAGATGCCCACACCCCAGGCCCCTCTACAAAGCTGCCCTGCAATGTTAACTAATCTGTTAGCACTAGTTGCtgcatttgtttacatctcaagcacTGATTatacagaaaatttgaaaaatcacaGGCTCCCTGATGCAGGTGAATGTTTTGCAGCGACGGAAAATGGAAAACAACATATGACACTGCACACGGCCACATGTTGACAATCGAGCTATGAGCCTGATGTTTTACAATAGGCAAATAGGAGGAGACAAGGTGATTTCAGCCCCACTCGATTTGCTTAGGACCAGATTTCCATTCAGAGATTTTAATGTTACGCGTTTGATTCAATTATTTGATTGACGGCTTTTTGGGTACACTGACCATCCAAATGAGATCAGCACATTCATTTTCGAGCAGTGCTTTCCAATCCCACAGTCCCATTACGTTGCCTGTGTAAGTGCTTGTTCTGAATGTAAAGTGATTCTCTTGCCTGGTATAGTAATACAGATTGTGTTGCTAGGGTATGTTCTCTTGGGGAGAATGGCAAAAAAGGGTAAAGTACAGACCATCCTTCAATTTATATACAGTCAAACCAGCCATTACGTACAAGTTATTTAGTTTTCAGCAACaggacaaaagcagaaaacatacttaaagctgcatggatggatggatttgttttgttgtttaatcTGAAAGAGTCACGCTGtatagtttgaaaaaaaaaaacttttctcagGCTTTTTGGTCCATGTCACATGTAGTAGAAGGTATGGCTCGATGTTTAcgcctcaaatgcaaaatcagcattatactgatgaagatatgatgataaGAGCAGATAATTCACTCCCTTCGTTCACCAAGTTTGGACTGAacgttatttttaatttataaagaacgtcaccagcggggctccgtactacatagatccatgaacactcaaagaacttttTACATGAGTAAAGGCTGAAGAggttcatcagattgatggagaatgtgctgtagatggttctatacagaaccttttcgaaaaggtttctatacagcaccgaaaaagggttcttctattagtccaagcttgacattgtaacaacagcagaaccctttctgatgCTGTACAGAACACCTACTGCACAttctctacatagaaccaccgccatcaatctgaagaactattttcaaaGAGCAAAGAGCtctttattcatgcaaaggtttctttgagtgtttatggttctatatagaaccatatagaaccatcggAAAACCATCAAGTGTGTACAcattcaaagtcattcagagtggtttgatgtgaaatgctccatgctagaaaaaaaatgatagaatcaattgtttacagtggtggtgatgggaaccagacgtcccaaACGTTTCGTttagcctctaaaagctccctcacaaagtgGTTACTAAGACAACGCGCCATGGCTGAAATATTATTTTGCAATCATTTTGAGATATGTTTTGTTGGtatttttggcctaaaacttatatttttaaaatccattcatggcggaTGGGTACATGCAAGGTgctctaaggcaaaatagtccccaaaaaaaacgttttttttttcagatctaccactattttaccatcattaacattacataaaaagCTCAAAAGACttgtgtaagttcactggtggctttggatagtaaataaaatggctatatttgtgttgtaaacaccaagacccctggttcctatcaccaccactgtaaagacatctgagtctacCATCTGAGCAACTTATGCCGAAATTATAATTCCCCTTTATCCTGAATAGAAATGAATCCAAGGGGATGCCCCTGATGAATTAATACGGATTAGCAATTTACCAAGAGCAGCTGAACAGGATGATTTAGAGGGCTTCAGATTTTCCATTTGCCGTCCTTTTTCCGATCCTGCTTTTCTaatgatttttgtaaatgataCCTCGTCCTGTCCTATTAATTCATATCCCCGCTAATGCATCACCTTGTCTCGTTTTACAGTGATGTTTCAGTAATGGATCGGCCTTGTGTTTACCATGGCGTCACCCGGGCCTTAACTTAGTCGCTGAGGCTTCCCCACAGGCCATGCGGTGAGGTGACCCTCCCAAGCAAAGCTTTGCATGTTGATTTCCATGTGTTCCATACATGGAAGCAAGCTTGTTTAGACCCTCCACAGTCCCACACGCTGGCAAAGCGGGCAGCAGCCAGATGCTGAGGACCACAGTGGCAGAGATGGCCATAAAGTGAGTTTGTTTGGGACTCAATTTGCACTTGGAATGGAACTTAAAGCACTGATTAAAATTGCCAGCTTAAAGTTTGCTGATGAGTCAATGGAGTAAAGATTTTTGGTTGTGCTTTGTTGGTATTTTTAAGGAAAATCTACTCTAAACATAATGGAATTGTACTGTAAACTGTTATGCAGCTTTTATACGTAGCCTGGTTAACTTGAACTTTCGATTCCACTGAAGTTAACAGaagaatcatttctgttttacattgtttaacttttatttaaggtggaattaaGTCATTTCAAGCTAACCAGGTtactttttaagtttaaaagctgtgtaatttttaaaatagcTTTACTGTAAGGTAAGAAAAGTTATGCAGTCTATATGACTAGTGAAAGATCTCAATGTAATTTTCAAGGGTAGATTTTGTTGCTTTTCCAAGGACCCCCTTGAAGATGCAGCCTCCTGGAATGAGTCTATTGAAAAGCTGTTGGGGTGTAAAGGTAAGAAACTGACCATgtattaaaatcccaggcttattagtCAGtacctacagggacttcaatgcaaactaatggagctattcttaagttataaacgtgtgtaattaaactttgggcctgccaatTGCTTTTTTAAGAAATTAAAGAAGTATATTTTGTTTGCGAAATGGACAAAGTCATTAtatagatttctttacagtggtggtgatagtaaccaggggtcaccgtgtctacaacacaaacatagtcattttattcatgcgtcttctgaggttttatatgcaatgttgatgacGGTAAAATGGTGACAAATCTGAAAAcagaagttttctttggggactattttgctttaaaacacCCTGcgtgtatccctccaccatgaatggattgaaAAAAATGGCCAAATCCTTGTCAGAAAACTGACGTAAAACAATATGTCTCAGGCATAAGGCAGCGTATTCGCAACCATTGCGTGTAAAAGccttttgtgagggagcttttagaggtggacgtctggttcctattaaaACCACAGTGTACAGTTCTGACTCTAAGCTTCTCCAAAACAAAGcaattcacaccaaaccactctgaatgactttgtgtacatcttaaccactgaattatgaaaaaataatgaagaaTTTGTGGTTTAAGATTTCTTTAGAAACAAGATCTGTACATTAATACAAGTATTAATAGAAGTAAAGACTTTTTTGTGCGATGTCATGGAAGAATCCTTTGTAGTACGGTCAATTATTCATTACATGCATAGGAAAAGGATAAGATACAGTGTCAGCTTTTTGGTACAGTATAGATCcaattttgaaaaggttcttcaaagatTCATATATAGCAGGTTTTCCAGCATAAAGAGCCATGTATCCACAACACAACCTTTATTGCAAGAACCTCAATCAAatgacacgttttgttgatttgatataaacataagtgaaaataagttcctCTACTGCTAAGAAATTCATACTTAAATACTAAACATTGTTAAGCTTAACAAAttggaagaaaataaaatacaatacataaactgtcaattttatttatttatttattttttattagcaACAGATATATAGTATTAGAAACAGACAGGTACCTCATGACAAGACAAGCCACAAAGAGGGACAAAAACATGACAGACAGAAcataaagcaaacaaataaagtgaagaattattattattaataataataataataatgacagacAGGCAGTATGCTAAGTAAATACAGAGGTAacatatgtatacacatatacatacacattgaACATCTTGTATACAACATACAATAGTCTTTTACATCAATAATAAGTAGGCAATATTGCCTTGCTGTgcagaagagaggaggagcCAGGGTACCACAAAGGCCCCCCCTCCCCTGAGCCCGAACCTGCTTCCCAGCCCAGGCTGAGCATCATGTCAGAGCTTTCCGGGTCTTATTTAAAAGATCACTTTGCACAGGACCCCTCTGAAGCGCCCATCAGGCCTTACTGAAATGACCACTACACACAGAATTCCTTTGTCCTGTGTTTGTCAGTTGAAGTTGTTGATTTTGGTCTCTCTGAAGGGGCAGCAGAGGTCTGCCATAACAGGACGGGGGCGGGCATTGGTAATGGAGGTTCAGGAAGGTGGTAGGGCAGAGCAGACAAACAGGTCTGAAGGGGAAGCCCCCCCCAAAGACCCAGCCGCATCCCAAGTCCCTGCACAGCACAGTACACTGATTCTGTGTTGCATGTTTTGTACACTATTCTGATGTTTTTGGCATGCTACATTTGATAAGCTGATAAATGCCATAATTCCAAatattttcctttcactttaGTGGTTAAACTTGGTTTTTAAGAGACTGAACATAAAAATATAGTATTTTCACAGTCAAAGTACTGTAATTCCTGGTCAAtactatgtttattttaatggctGTTATTTTGATGGTAAAGTACGGTATATCAGAATAGTTGGACTAGTAAAACTGTTTAATTACAgagaaatgaaatgattttaattttacagatttttaccatCATTTGAGAAAACAtagttttactgttatttaatGCCTCAGCCTTcaggcagcacattcataaacacttcacgttaaactttctgtgaggaagcttttagaggtggacgtttggttcctatcagcactactgaatgaaccatttcacatgatGTCACCCTGAAGGACTTTGTTCACACCTCAACCATTTCTCATTATGCAGGCGTTCTGAGAAAAcccctttaaaaggttcttcggCTTATTCAAATCTCGGTGACAGCACTCAAATTTCCATCTTCTCAAGGTCACACAGATTTCACTACTACAACAACCCCTTAGAGCGTCCCCACAAAGGTCTTTGCCTAAATGGTTTCCCTTCAGAATGTGGGATCTTTTCTTTTGTAGCTGGGCAGCTGGCGTTCCAGGAGTTCCTGAGGTCTGAGTACAGCGAGGAGAACATCCTGTTTTGGCTGGCCTGCGAGGACTACAAGAAGATCAAAAACACATCAGAGATGATCATCACAGCTAACCGCATCTACTCCGAGTTTGTGCAGGTGGAGGCGCCCAGACAGGTTGGTTACGGTGTGACCACTGCAGCTGAGAAGGACAGTGACTGGACATTGGTTTTAGAAGCTGGGAGGTGGTTTCTGAACAGTGGTATTTCATTAACGTAGGGTTGCCATGCATATGATTCCATGGATCTGATTGTTAAAGTGTTATAtcctgtcagaacaaaacattgtaaacACTCCAAagtggtaattttacaggagaaggaaaaaacagactttgctttcaatgcaagtcagtggTACCAGATGCtcttccaagtaattttgggacatttcttttgtccattaatcatgaaatttatacacaatgtaaagagcaacaggaattttcaaatgatatcaaaaactgaaaaattaaataaaaatgtatgcataTGTATTCTTTTTCAATGAAAATTCAGCAgcttccattccaccttaaatggagcagtaTCCATTCTGGCATCTATATAGGCCTGAATGcaactgcactatttaaggtggaactggactTACGAATAAGAACACAATCTTAGCTTTGTCAAATGtctcaagtcatttgtctcacACATGCATCCCGCACATTCATTCCTCTGGCCTTCAGACGTTGCTggtatttggaaaatattagcCATTAGCTTCAGTATTGACTTGGAACCTGTCTTGTTCCGTACCCAAGGCCCACTGTGTTGTCTGAGGCACCTGACCGAGTTAGGCAGCTTCTCAGGTGGTACGATAGCAACATTGTAGAAATCAGTCTGGTGTCCATTTTTGTTGCAGTGGACTATACAGTGAGAGGAGATTGAGGGTCAGTACACCGGATAAACCAGtataccaccactactactcaGCTAGGTCAGAAAAAATGGACACCACAAAAGAATGTGAAAGCTTTGTCTGAATATATAGATTTTATAGTGCCTAGAACCTGGAATTAGTAGTTTGTATTTGCTGCCTCAAAAGAATTGAACTAAACTGTACAGgtgtaatattaaaatatgcaggagTGCAAGATGGCAAATGGCATTACTTGACTAATAAGCTAAGTTAGCGTTGTTTTGTTAGGTAGTCTAGTACTGGGTAGTGTACAAGTTCGTTCAGTATACTAGTTCAAATTCTTCTACATGTATGAGTTTTGTCATAACCATAATACTGGTATGCCACAAATAAGCCCAGATCACAGTGTACATACAGCGCAAAACATGCTAAGGGCAGCCTGTTTAGCTAAATGTCTAGTGTCCCATCTAGCTGAATGGAAACAGGAAtgtttcaataaaaaataatgaagtttCACACCAGTTTGTTGTCAAGGAAGCAAACATTAGCTTAAAATGTGTAAAGAAtggccagtctcttggggttagcctttaggtttttttttaactgttagtcattcttctgtttctgttatAGTTGTAAGTACATTTGAGACAAATTAGTTAGATGCGAAACAATGTTTTTGCTAtagttaaaaacattttacattcactTCAGCATTTAAACTTGGTTCTTATTAAAAAGTGAAGGGATATCCCAAATTAATAAGCCACTAAGCTGCACTAAACTCaaagtactgtactgtacaagTCAAAGTACTGTAAATTTTAATTCCTGGTCAAcactgttatttatatatacagatatatacaaGATATACAACTTATTGTCATGGTTGTTACAGTTATCATGAGGTAAGGTATTGTATATCAGAATATTTGGACTAGTGAAACTATTGAATTACaaagaaatgaaatgactttaattttacagatttCTACCATCATGTAAGAAAACagttttactgttaattaatgggttttgtggctgttttttatgatttatttatgtattcatttacaaaaataggTTTAGTTAAGCATCTAAAATGTTTCTATTTAGGAAAAAATGCTATAAATACCCTAATGGCCCTAAAGTGCACTTTTAACTACATCAGTGAAAAGTTTAGCATTTTCTTCCCCATTAAAACTAAATTGATGTCTGCCATTCATTTTCCAGATCAATATCGACTGCGGGACCCGCGCCAACATAACAAAGAACATCTCTGAGCCAAACCTAAACTCCTTTGACACGGCGCAGAAGCTGATCTT
This window of the Pygocentrus nattereri isolate fPygNat1 chromosome 2, fPygNat1.pri, whole genome shotgun sequence genome carries:
- the rgs1 gene encoding regulator of G-protein signaling 21, with product MADGYMQVKDLNVIFKGRFCCFSKDPLEDAASWNESIEKLLGCKAGQLAFQEFLRSEYSEENILFWLACEDYKKIKNTSEMIITANRIYSEFVQVEAPRQINIDCGTRANITKNISEPNLNSFDTAQKLIFSLMARDCYPRFLKSEIYQSILRKADRS